The genomic interval GGAGCCTTAACCCCATCTGAAGGTGATGCGATCGACCTCGCCCAGGTGACCGTGCCTGTTGCCGAACACGAGTGATAACATCGGTTTGTTTGCATCAAGCATGGTTACCCAATCCGAGAAGCGCCTGAAAATTCTGCTTATTTCTACTTCAGTGGGACCGTTGGGTTCTGGAATTGGAGGCGGGGTTGAGCTGACCCTGCACAACATTGCTAAAACGCTGACTCAACGCAATCACGAGATTAGGATTGTGGCTCCGGGCGGTTCTGTGTGTGGCTCCTTTCCCGTGGTTGAAATTTCCGGAGAGCTGCAATTTACTGCCCAGGGTGAAGGACGCGATGCGCTGATCGCCCTGCCAAAAAACTCAGTCTTGGCAAACATGTGGGACTACGCTCGCCAGGTTCAGGATCGGTACGATGTTTTGGTTAACTTTGCCTACGACTGGCTACCCTTTTACCTGACGCCATTTTTCCCGTGTCCGATCGCCCATCTGGTCAGTATGGGGTCACTCACAGATGCAATGGATCAAATCATTGGGCAGATGGCGGCTCAGTTTCCCGGCACGATCGGTGTTCATAGTCGAACCCAGGCAGAAACCTTTTCCTTTGCAGATCACTGTCGTGTGATTGGAAATGGCTTTGATTTGTCTCTTTACCAATTCTGTCCCGAACCTGAAAATGTTTTGGGATGGGTCGGTCGGATTGCCCCTGAAAAGGGTTTGGAAGATGCCGTTGCGGTTGCCCAGGAAACAGGTATTCCCTTGAAAATTTGGGGGATACTGCAAGAGGTAGCTTACTGGCATGATATCTGCGATCAGTTTCCCGATGCGCCTGTCAGTTATGAAGGCTTTTTGCCCACGGCTGAGCTGCAACATGCCCTTGGAAAGTGTCGAGCTTTGCTGATGACGCCCCGCTGGGTGGAAGCCTTTGGCAATGTCGTAATTGAATCCCTCGCCTGTGGAGTTCCGGTGATTGCCTATCGTCGGGGAGGGCCAGCGGAGATTATTCAAGATGGCAAAACGGGCTGGCTAGTGGAGCCGGACCACATTGCCGGGTTGGTGACAGCGATCGCCCAGCTTGACCAGATTGATCGCCACACCTGCCGCCAGCAAGTTGAATTAGACTACTCCCTGGAGGCGTTGGGCGATCGTCTGGAGCAATGGTTTGGAGAACTTTTGGCAGGGAGGGAATTGGTGATAGGTGGTCGGTGGTAGGTGGTAGGGAGGGCATGCAGCCACCCGACTGGCAGATTGCTCTTGTTTTAGCGATTGGGGTATCGGCGGCTTCAACCGCAGCAATTCTGGTTCGGTTGGCGATCGCTGCGGCAGGAGTTTCGGGCGTTGGGTTTAGTTTGGTGCTGGCAGCCTCGCGACTATCCCTGGCGGCGATCGTCCTCCTGCCCACGGGGCAAAAAATTTATGTTCAGCGCCCCACTCCTGTCGCATTGGGGTATGCCGCCGCTGCCGGGATGGCGCTGGCAATTCACTTTGCCACCTGGATTACGTCTCTTTCCTATACCTCGATCGCCGCTTCTACAACCCTGGTTACCACAAGTCCGATTTGGGTCGCCCTGCTCTCCTGGTTTTGGTCCGGAGAAAAACCCAGTCGGTTGACCTTGCTGGGGACTGGTATCGCTCTGGCTGGCAGCCTTCTGATTGGGTTAGGAGGGGGTGATTCCAATAGCACGGGAACCGATCCACTGCTAGGAAACGGGTTGGCATTGATGGGTGCCCTGGCTGCCAGCATTTACTTCTTACTGGGACGGGAAGCACAACGGCAGGGATTGAGCACTGGTCACTATGCCACCGTGGCATATAGTACGGCAGCGATCGTCCTCCTGCCCCTGCCATTGCTTGTCGGCGCAACCTATACAGGCTATACCCCGCTGACCTATGTCTACATGGGGCTGATAGCGTTCGTTCCCCAATTGATCGGGCATACCAGTCTGAATTGGTCAGTTCGGTGGGTATCCCCAACCCTGGTAACGCTGGTTATTCTGTTTGAACCGGTTGCTTCCAGCATTTTGGGCTACTGGTTATTTGGTGAAATACCAGGAGCGCTCGTACTGGTGGGGGCAATGGTCCTTCTTGTAGGAGTGGCGATCGCGGCAATTAAAAGATCAGCGAAAAAGGGATAGGTTATGCGTACTGACTGCAATTTGAATGTGACAAGGATCACATCAAAGTACGATCTCCATCATGTTTCCCCAGGTTGAATTTGAGGATACTTTAGGAGACTCAACTTTAGCCGAGTCATCAACAGGGAACACACGACTTGCCGACAGCACACCTGTCGGTTTTTTATTGTGTGTATAAATTGGTGTGTGACGAAGATCACACTTACGTATGATCCCGATCGCTCAACCTTCCTTGCTAAATAGAGATACTTTAGGAGACTCAACTTTAGCCGAGTCATCAACAGGGAACACACGACTTGCCGACAGACTCTTTTAAGAACCTGTCGGTTTTTTATTGCATTAATGAATACCAGCGTAACAGGGAAGACTGCGAAACCCGCTTTACTCCCTCATCCTACCAGCAGGTTTTCTTCGGGAAAGCGAACGAAACTGGGCTTGGGATCTCCCAAAATGGCTGCCATAAATAGCAACACGCCAACCCGACCAATGTACATGGTGGCAACCAGAATCAATTTGGCAAAGGTGCTCAAACCCGCTGTGATTCCAGTTGAAAGCCCCACGGTGGCAAAGGCAGATACTACCTCAAACAGAATCTGAATAAAGTTGACCTCAGGGTCAGATAGGGATATCAGGATTGTCATACCCACGACCGTGGCGAAGGACCCAACCGCAACTGCAACCGCTTTCAGTATCAGCGACAGGGGGATTTGCCGTGCATACAGGTTGACCTCTTCCCGCTCGTACAAAATTGCCTTCGTGCAACTGGTGAGAACCCGCAGGGTGGTCGTTTTAATTCCCCCTGCCGTTCCTCCAGGGCTGCCACCAATGAACATGAGCGCAATGGTGATAAACAAACCCGCTGTGGTCATTTTCCCGATGTCAATCGTATTGAATCCGGCTGTTCTGGGGGTAACGGATTGGAACCAGGCAGCCATCAGCTCGGTTGAAAGGTCTACAGAACCAAGCGTTTGGGGATTGCGAAGTTCCACCAGAAAAAATGCAACCGTACCGAGCAGCAATAGAAGCAACGTGGTGCTAACGGCTACCTTAAAATTGAGCGATAGAATTGCCTGTTGAGGTCTACGTTGCAGTCGATCGCGCAGCCACAAATACATCTCGAAGATCACTTCGTAGCCAATCCCGCCGAAAATGATTAATCCCGGAATCACCAAATTCAGCAGTAAAGAAGATTGATAACTCATCAGGCTATCAGCAAAAAGACTAAATCCAGCATTATTCCAGGCACTGACACTGTGAAAAATTGCCAGCCACAATCCCCTATCCAGCCCATATTTGGGGCTAAACACGAACAGCAACAAAAATGCTCCAGTAATCTCAAAAATAAGCGTTGTTGCAATAATCGATCGGATCACTTGCGCCAATCCCTGCATTCCTGTCCGATCCAGGGCTTCCTGCATCGCCACCTTATCCCGTAAACTAAATCGGCGACCTACTAACAATAATAGGAATGTCGTTGCTGTCATGTAGCCCAGTCCGCCCACCTGAATCAGCGCCAGGATAACCAATTGTCCGAAAGTTGAAAAATAGGTACCCGTATCTACAACAATGTGTCCAGTGACGCATACCGCAGAGGTTGCAGTAAAAAGGGCGACAATGACATGATCCCAGCCCCAAAGTCCGTCGCTGACGGAGATGGGAAACGTCAGCAACAAAGTTCCAGCAGCGATAACGGCTAAAAATCCCAGGCAAATGGTTCGAGAAACGGTCATGCCTTCACTGAATGAACAAATTCAACAATTTTATGATGCCTCCTCCAGTTTGTGGGAACAGATTTGGGGAGAGCATATGCATCATGGCTACTATGGAGCGGATGGAACCCAAAAGAAAGAACGGCGGCAGGCACAGATTGACTTAATTGAGGAACTGTTGCGCTGGGCGGAAATTCAACAGGCACAACAAATTTTGGATGTCGGCTGTGGAATTGGTGGAAGTTCGCTCTACCTGGCGGAAAAGTTCAATGCCCACGCGATCGGGATTACCCTCAGTCCGGTGCAGGCAAAACGGGCAACGGAGCGGGCTGAAGCAGCAGGCATGACAGACGGGAGGAGACGCAGGAACGGGGGGACACGGGGAGACGGAGATTTCTCCATCCGCGCGCTCCGCGTCTTCCCACCGCCCCCTGGCTCAATTTCAGGTTGCCGACGCCTTGAAT from Kovacikia minuta CCNUW1 carries:
- a CDS encoding TrkH family potassium uptake protein; the encoded protein is MTVSRTICLGFLAVIAAGTLLLTFPISVSDGLWGWDHVIVALFTATSAVCVTGHIVVDTGTYFSTFGQLVILALIQVGGLGYMTATTFLLLLVGRRFSLRDKVAMQEALDRTGMQGLAQVIRSIIATTLIFEITGAFLLLFVFSPKYGLDRGLWLAIFHSVSAWNNAGFSLFADSLMSYQSSLLLNLVIPGLIIFGGIGYEVIFEMYLWLRDRLQRRPQQAILSLNFKVAVSTTLLLLLLGTVAFFLVELRNPQTLGSVDLSTELMAAWFQSVTPRTAGFNTIDIGKMTTAGLFITIALMFIGGSPGGTAGGIKTTTLRVLTSCTKAILYEREEVNLYARQIPLSLILKAVAVAVGSFATVVGMTILISLSDPEVNFIQILFEVVSAFATVGLSTGITAGLSTFAKLILVATMYIGRVGVLLFMAAILGDPKPSFVRFPEENLLVG
- a CDS encoding class I SAM-dependent methyltransferase, with the translated sequence MPSLNEQIQQFYDASSSLWEQIWGEHMHHGYYGADGTQKKERRQAQIDLIEELLRWAEIQQAQQILDVGCGIGGSSLYLAEKFNAHAIGITLSPVQAKRATERAEAAGMTDGRRRRNGGTRGDGDFSIRALRVFPPPPGSISGCRRLEYAVCGSIL
- a CDS encoding DMT family transporter, whose amino-acid sequence is MQPPDWQIALVLAIGVSAASTAAILVRLAIAAAGVSGVGFSLVLAASRLSLAAIVLLPTGQKIYVQRPTPVALGYAAAAGMALAIHFATWITSLSYTSIAASTTLVTTSPIWVALLSWFWSGEKPSRLTLLGTGIALAGSLLIGLGGGDSNSTGTDPLLGNGLALMGALAASIYFLLGREAQRQGLSTGHYATVAYSTAAIVLLPLPLLVGATYTGYTPLTYVYMGLIAFVPQLIGHTSLNWSVRWVSPTLVTLVILFEPVASSILGYWLFGEIPGALVLVGAMVLLVGVAIAAIKRSAKKG
- a CDS encoding glycosyltransferase family 4 protein → MVTQSEKRLKILLISTSVGPLGSGIGGGVELTLHNIAKTLTQRNHEIRIVAPGGSVCGSFPVVEISGELQFTAQGEGRDALIALPKNSVLANMWDYARQVQDRYDVLVNFAYDWLPFYLTPFFPCPIAHLVSMGSLTDAMDQIIGQMAAQFPGTIGVHSRTQAETFSFADHCRVIGNGFDLSLYQFCPEPENVLGWVGRIAPEKGLEDAVAVAQETGIPLKIWGILQEVAYWHDICDQFPDAPVSYEGFLPTAELQHALGKCRALLMTPRWVEAFGNVVIESLACGVPVIAYRRGGPAEIIQDGKTGWLVEPDHIAGLVTAIAQLDQIDRHTCRQQVELDYSLEALGDRLEQWFGELLAGRELVIGGRW